In the genome of Candidatus Pristimantibacillus lignocellulolyticus, the window GTTAGGTCAGGGTAATCGCCAACTAAGAACCACGGATCAACTGATATACAGTGACCTCCTACTCCTGGTCCCGGTTGTAAAATATTAACTCTAGGATGCTTATTTGCTATTCTAATAATTTCATAAACATCCATGTCATCTGTTCGACAAATCTTGGATAATTCATTAGCAAAGGCTATATTTACATCTCTATAGGTATTTTCCACAATTTTCGACATCTCTGCTGATCGAATATCTGTTAAAACTATTTCACTTGCACAAAAGTTTGCATACAATTCTTTTATTTTCTCACCAATTTCCATACTATCAGTACCGATTGTTCTAGAATTGTGCTCAAGTTCGTATATCATGTTACCTGGAATTATTCGTTCTGGAGCATGACAAAGATGTACATCCTTCCCGATTTCAAACCCTCTCCCAATAATAACATTTCTGATATGACGATCAATAGACCCCGGAGAAACAGTAGACTCGATAATTATTATTGCACCTGATTCACAATAATCCAGAATATTGTTCACTGCGTTAATAACATATGAAGGATCCAATTTCTTACTAGTGTGGATATATGGTGTGGGAACAGCAACAATATACATATCCGTTTTCTGGTACTCGGTTGTAAACTCAATACCATTGTTTCTTGCCAATTCAAATAGCTCTCTCAATCCTTCTTCCTCAAAAGTGAGTTGATTGTTATTTAATGAATTAATGATCTCAATATTGAGATCAGTTCCAACTACTTTAATTCCGCTTTTAGCAAACATTAACGCAGTTGGCAATCCTATATATCCTAATCCTATAATATTAAGCAT includes:
- a CDS encoding nucleotide sugar dehydrogenase produces the protein MLNIIGLGYIGLPTALMFAKSGIKVVGTDLNIEIINSLNNNQLTFEEEGLRELFELARNNGIEFTTEYQKTDMYIVAVPTPYIHTSKKLDPSYVINAVNNILDYCESGAIIIIESTVSPGSIDRHIRNVIIGRGFEIGKDVHLCHAPERIIPGNMIYELEHNSRTIGTDSMEIGEKIKELYANFCASEIVLTDIRSAEMSKIVENTYRDVNIAFANELSKICRTDDMDVYEIIRIANKHPRVNILQPGPGVGGHCISVDPWFLVGDYPDLTNLILTARKINDSMPSHVLSRIRDIMREHRIRDISRIGLYGLAYKENVDDTRESPTLQLLERMDEHLAFGVKVFDPLIKNNIVDNQYFDFIEFIDDIDIIVILTAHDHIKVNLELFRNKLILDTKNICNFEGVYKL